A single genomic interval of Lathyrus oleraceus cultivar Zhongwan6 chromosome 7, CAAS_Psat_ZW6_1.0, whole genome shotgun sequence harbors:
- the LOC127106629 gene encoding LOW QUALITY PROTEIN: uncharacterized protein LOC127106629 (The sequence of the model RefSeq protein was modified relative to this genomic sequence to represent the inferred CDS: deleted 1 base in 1 codon), with amino-acid sequence MSGKVGGQKGSSLSGIPAASRKMVQSLKEIVNNIPDNEIYATLKECNMDPNEAVSRLLSQDPFHEVKSKREKKKEGKDTTEPSRSRGTNNYNNISSRGGGGGRTATDRYVGRGGGGASSTQFSNSDYGLPQGKPVFKKENGTPAYGGSMSYASSVMDNNLNRQLPSQLPSYSDSVGGSDGLSSSQHTGLQSPWMVSPGQVSMADIVKMGRPQAKTSVPNSSVHSGNHPNVFSTPATSHHNLNVMETNNDQSYVNNPNVQQKDEWPSIENQSTVPVSSVVDAHQSSEYYTNSSTFAEASRQLKNHENEFVAEDGPVENENHDSVGSASIPAKIISDDNPGSASAFDDSLYEDLNSYQSHRHPFDDNEGENGVSSVAANLEQLNIHTDDQGTEPEEDNSDVLIPNHLQLHTPECFSLSFGSFGSKQNAATVSDAGTHASGAGTHASGAGTHASRPLQSNLDEASGANDVSTIGSSDAKNPDYYGEEHITTTSDGNIAHITGVDARTYEHSSISQPEALKPESSETAQENQYSFPSSSHEFTYENAQQPDLTYPHLQASSHIQNLSPFSSVMAYTNSLPNALLASTVQTAREDIPYSPFPVTQSMPAKYSNMASSIGGPNMNMSEALRANNISTPQAQPNQQALPGAGIATGPSLPQHLAVHPYSQPTLPLGHFANMISYPFMPQSYTYMPSAFQQAFAGNSTYHQSLAAVLPQYKNSISVSSLPQSAAIPSGYGFGSSTSIPGGNYPLNPSGAPTSTTIGYDDVISSQYKDNSHMISLQQQNENNPMWVQGPGSRTMSVPPSTYYSFQGQNQQQQQQSGFRQSQQPSQHFAAPHGYPNYYHSQSGISMEHQQQNPRDAPLLALKANHLSSPNNSYGKTVTNPNHLPVFKGLDVMSV; translated from the exons ATGAGCGGCAAAGTTGGGGGACAGAAAGGTTCATCGTTGTCGGGTATTCCGGCGGCGAGTCGGAAAATGGTACAAAGCCTGAAAGAGATAGTTAACAACATACCAGATAACGAGATCTATGCCACTCTCAAAGAATGTAACATGGACCCTAACGAAGCTGTTAGTCGTCTTCTATCTCAAG ATCCTTTTCACGAGGTTAAGAGTAAACGAGAGAAGAAAAAAGAG GGTAAGGATACAACAGAACCATCGAGGTCCCGAGGGACTAATAACTATAATAATATATCCAGTCGCGGCGGTGGTGGTGGTAGGACTGCCACTGACCGCTATGTTGGGCGTGGTGGTGGGGGTGCAAGTTCAACCCAATTCAGTAATAGTG ATTATGGTCTCCCACAGGGTAAACCTGTATTTAAGAAGGAAAATGGAACACCTGCTTATGGAGGCTCCATGTCTTATGCATCTAGTGTGATGGACAATAATTTAAACAGGCAGCTACCGTCACAGCTACCATCTTACAG TGATTCTGTTGGTGGCAGTGATGGACTATCTTCATCACAACATACTGGATTGCAATCTCCATGGATGGTGAGCCCAGGTCAAGTGTCAATGGCTGACATTGTCAAGATGGGTAGGCCACAGGCCAAGACCTCCGTGCCTAACTCTTCTGTTCACAGTGGTAATCATCCGAATGTTTTTTCAACCCCAGCAACCTCACATCACAACTTGAATGTTATGGAGACCAATAATGATCAAAGCTATGTTAATAACCCCAATGTTCAACAGAAAGATGAGTGGCCTTCTATTGAGAATCAATCAACAGTTCCTGTATCCTCTGTTGTTGATGCCCATCAAAGTTCTGAGTATTATACAAACTCATCTACCTTTGCTGAAGCTAGTAGGCAACTGAAGAACCATGAAAATGAATTTGTTGCTGAAGATGGCCCTGTTGAGAATGAGAATCACGACAGTGTTGGATCTGCTTCTATTCCCGCTAAAATTATATCTGATGATAATCCAGGAAGTGCTTCTGCATTTGACGATAGTTTGTATGAGGACCTGAATTCTTATCAGTCTCATCGGCATCCTTTTGATGATAATGAAG GTGAAAATGGTGTTTCATCAGTGGCTGCAAACTTAGAGCAGCTAAATATACACACAGATGATCAAGGGACAGAACCAGAGGAGGACAATTCTGATGTACTTATTCCAAATCATCTACAACTCCATACTCCAGAATGCTTTAGTCTGAGCTTTGGTAGTTTTGGATCTAAACAAAATGCTGCCACTGTTTCTGATGCTGGAACACATGCATCTGGTGCTGGAACACATGCATCTGGTGCTGGAACACATGCATCTAGGCCCTTACAAAGCAACTTGGATGAGGCTTCCGGAGCTAATGATGTTTCAACTATTGGGTCCTCAGATGCCAA AAATCCCGACTACTATGGGGAGGAGCATATTACTACTACATCAGATGGGAATATAGCCCACATAACTGGTGTGGATGCTAGGACATATGAACATTCTTCCATTTCACAACCAGAAGCTTTGAAACCGGAATCCTCTGAAACTGCTCAGGAAAATCAATATTCATTTCCTTCATCTTCACACGAGTTTACCTATGAAAATGCCCAACAACCAGATCTTACATATCCTCATTTGCAAGCAAGCTCACATATCCAGAACCTATCTCCTTTCTCCAGTGTAATG GCATATACAAATTCTTTGCCCAATGCATTGTTGGCTTCAACGGTTCAAACAGCAAGGGAGGATATCCCGTATTCACCCTTCCCTGTTACACAATCAATGCCTGCAAAATATAGTAACATGGCTTCATCAATTGGTGGTCCTAATATGAACATGTCAGAG GCTTTAAGGGCAAACAACATTTCGACGCCTCAAGCTCAACCCAATCAACAAGCTTTGCCTGGTGCTGGTATTGCCACTGGACCTTCACTTCCTCAACACCTTGCCGTGCATCCGTACTCGCAGCCTACTCTTCCTTTAGGGCATTTTGCTAATATGATTAGCTATCCATTCATGCCTCAGAGCTATACATACATGCCATCGGCATTTCAGCAGGCTTTTGCTGGGAATAGCACATACCACCAATCTCTGGCAGCAGTGCTTCCACAATATAAAAACAGCATTTCTGTCAGCAGCTTGCCTCAGTCTGCTGCTATTCCATCGGGATATGGTTTTGGAAGTTCTACCAGCATTCCTGGTGGAAATTATCCTTTGAATCCGTCAGGTGCCCCTACCAGTACAACCATTGGATATGACGATGTTATAAGCTCCCAGTATAAAGACAACAGTCATATGATTTCACTACAGCAGCAG AATGAGAACAATCCTATGTGGGTTCAAGGGCCTGGTTCACGAACAATGTCAGTTCCTCCCAGCACGTATTACAGCTTCCAGGGACagaatcaacaacaacaacaacaaagtGGATTTCGGCAAAGCCAGCAGCCATCACAGCATTTTGCTGCACCCCATGGATATCCTAATTACTACCATTCTCAGAGTGGAATTTCTATGGAACATCAGCAGCAGAACCCTAGGGATGCT CCCTTGCTGGCTCTCAAAGCCAACCACCTAAGCAGTCCCAACAACAGTTATGGCAAAACAGTTACTAATCCTAATCACCTCCCGGTTTTTAAGGGGCTTGATGTGATGTCAGTTTGA
- the LOC127106628 gene encoding actin-depolymerizing factor 3, whose protein sequence is MANAASGMAVHDDCKLKFMELKAKRTHRFIIYKIEEAQKQVIVEKLGEPSQGYEDFAACLPANESRYAVYDFEFITEGNVPKSRIFFIAWSPDTGRVRSKMIYASSKDRFKRELDGIQIELQATDPTEIGLDVFKSRAN, encoded by the exons ATG GCAAATGCGGCATCGGGTATGGCGGTCCATGATGACTGCAAGTTGAAGTTTATGGAGCTGAAGGCGAAAAGGACACACAGGTTCATAATTTACAAGATTGAGGAGGCTCAGAAGCAAGTCATTGTGGAGAAGCTTGGTGAGCCCTCCCAAGGCTATGAAGATTTCGCTGCTTGCCTTCCTGCTAATGAGTCTCGCTATGCTGTTTATGATTTTGAGTTTATCACTGAAGGCAATGTCCCCAAAAGCAGGATTTTCTTCATTGCATG GTCTCCTGACACAGGAAGGGTTAGAAGCAAGATGATTTATGCAAGCTCCAAAGATAGATTCAAGAGAGAGCTTGATGGTATTCAGATTGAGTTGCAGGCAACTGATCCAACTGAGATCGGTCTTGATGTGTTCAAAAGCCGTGCCAACTAA